A portion of the Streptomyces platensis genome contains these proteins:
- a CDS encoding sigma-70 family RNA polymerase sigma factor: protein MTTPFESPVPAPGPAQARPGRKLGPIADCVGSSHRAWLEPMRESYFASGRTLSHLSGRVLLAKSKLSELLRGVALYPRWEVIHRLSTELNMPTWPLYRLWRQAALDAQKTREWIDRSTEKATLATANLKPPLEHGALRQMVEMDYLRYAQVFLFDDPRDAAVADTFDILWLYWNEALASPDIRRYAWNILRATVMSKTPHMDGRPELGPAAFDTVALRSRTSDTDRMAQVAESLELFKAISKLPDAQLDVMVLRHLCGLPPARVSALLGVPLAAVLSDERHAVRYLERAIYLPPETGGPTP from the coding sequence GTGACGACGCCCTTCGAGTCACCTGTGCCGGCTCCCGGCCCGGCACAGGCCCGCCCTGGCCGCAAGCTCGGCCCGATCGCGGACTGCGTGGGCAGCTCGCATCGAGCCTGGCTGGAGCCGATGCGTGAGAGCTATTTCGCCAGCGGACGGACCCTCAGCCACCTCAGCGGCAGGGTCCTGCTGGCCAAGTCCAAACTCTCTGAGCTACTGCGCGGCGTGGCACTGTACCCCCGGTGGGAAGTCATCCACCGACTGTCCACCGAGCTGAACATGCCCACATGGCCCCTGTACCGCCTCTGGCGCCAGGCAGCACTCGACGCCCAAAAGACCCGCGAGTGGATCGACCGCTCCACCGAGAAAGCCACCCTGGCCACCGCCAACCTCAAGCCGCCCCTGGAGCACGGCGCCCTTCGACAGATGGTGGAGATGGACTACCTCCGCTACGCCCAGGTCTTCCTCTTCGACGACCCGCGCGACGCCGCGGTGGCCGACACCTTCGACATCCTCTGGCTGTACTGGAACGAAGCACTCGCCAGCCCCGACATCCGCCGCTACGCCTGGAACATCCTGCGCGCCACCGTCATGTCCAAGACACCGCACATGGACGGCCGACCCGAGCTCGGGCCCGCGGCGTTCGACACCGTCGCCCTGCGAAGCCGCACCTCCGATACCGACCGCATGGCCCAAGTGGCAGAGAGCCTGGAGCTGTTCAAGGCAATCAGCAAACTGCCCGACGCCCAGCTCGACGTCATGGTGCTGCGTCACCTGTGCGGACTCCCGCCCGCTCGCGTCTCTGCCCTCCTCGGCGTCCCGCTGGCCGCCGTACTCTCCGACGAACGTCACGCCGTCCGCTACCTGGAGCGCGCCATCTACCTACCGCCCGAGACCGGAGGACCCACCCCGTGA
- a CDS encoding HNH endonuclease family protein, translating to MDKTTARAFAAAALALLPLTTATPAQAAETLSLHAGIEALPQAAEVRDGYERTKFKHWIDEDKDGCHTRAEVLLAEAVTEPTVGAGCKITGGTWRSYYDETTVAGPSGLDIDHMVPLAEAWDSGASQWTAARRQAYANDLGAERSLVAVTAKTNRSKADQDPAEWMPPAATARCTYLADWVGTKLRWALTVDRRERDTLRQLAAGCESTDVEYEQA from the coding sequence ATGGACAAGACGACTGCTCGCGCCTTCGCGGCCGCGGCCCTCGCCCTGCTGCCCCTCACCACAGCCACCCCCGCACAGGCTGCCGAGACGCTCAGCCTCCACGCCGGCATCGAAGCACTCCCCCAGGCCGCCGAAGTGCGCGACGGATATGAGCGCACCAAGTTCAAGCACTGGATCGACGAGGACAAGGACGGCTGCCACACCCGGGCCGAAGTCCTCCTGGCCGAGGCCGTCACCGAGCCCACGGTCGGCGCGGGCTGCAAGATCACCGGCGGCACCTGGCGCTCCTACTACGACGAGACCACCGTGGCCGGGCCGTCGGGCCTGGACATCGACCACATGGTGCCGCTGGCCGAAGCCTGGGACAGCGGTGCCTCGCAGTGGACCGCCGCGCGGCGCCAGGCCTACGCCAACGACCTCGGCGCCGAACGCTCCCTGGTCGCCGTCACTGCGAAGACCAACCGGTCCAAGGCCGACCAGGACCCGGCCGAATGGATGCCGCCAGCGGCCACGGCCCGGTGTACGTATCTGGCCGACTGGGTGGGCACCAAGCTCCGGTGGGCCCTGACCGTCGACCGGCGCGAACGCGACACACTGCGCCAACTCGCAGCCGGCTGCGAGAGCACCGACGTCGAGTACGAGCAGGCATAG
- a CDS encoding pentapeptide repeat-containing protein, translated as MTSTAPDGSTASTPEWPLCGHSADPIGCRGRRVEPYAECLAHLSDADRSSYLTGLQPGSDVDHCGTPFTDELLSELLDAVTDSATEGPCMGSARFRQARFDGDARFDRVEFRGDARFDGAVVHGSAGFCRAKIGGTTMFCGAQISGHALFGGAQIVGSALFREAKISGDARFERAKIGGTALFYRAEIGGHALFDWALISYDAMFSKVKIGGDAGFERAKIGGTARFFRTEIGGNSGFGWAQIGGNALFDEAKINGDAAFKGVKIGSDARFNRVEIGGDTGFSGVEIGGNAEFVGVLFERATALGPLVCVKALDLSEAVFANAVTIEAAAKVLRCRRTRWASTAALRVRHASVDLSDAVLEYPVSVAAHPQPFAFYGKELAEPGLNDSRVRAVSVRGVDAVHLVLTDIDLTACLFTGAIHLDQLRLEGRCTLAVAPLGLRRRGLRLVRWTPRRTLAEEQHWRAGQSIDADRWMPAPEQVEVLEPAALSPVYRHLRKAFEDGKNEPGAADFYYGEMEMRRHDPAIPHGERVLLTAYWALSGYGLRASRALGWLLAAMTATVLAMMLWGLPQDEPKPKSTGTLTSSSITLTTDTPEPANPEGPYGDRITVKRFDKALRVVIDSVVFRSSGQDLTIIGTYTEMVSRIAEPVLLGFAGLAIRGRVKR; from the coding sequence ATGACCAGCACCGCACCCGATGGGTCTACCGCCAGCACACCTGAATGGCCCCTTTGTGGTCACAGCGCCGACCCGATCGGCTGCCGCGGCCGACGCGTCGAGCCGTATGCCGAGTGTCTCGCCCACCTCAGCGATGCCGACCGCTCCTCCTACCTCACTGGTTTGCAGCCCGGTTCCGACGTGGACCACTGTGGCACCCCATTTACGGACGAACTGCTGAGCGAACTGCTCGATGCTGTCACGGATTCCGCCACAGAAGGGCCCTGCATGGGTTCTGCTCGGTTCAGGCAAGCGCGGTTCGACGGCGATGCCCGGTTCGACAGGGTGGAGTTCCGCGGCGATGCCCGGTTCGACGGTGCGGTGGTCCACGGCAGTGCCGGGTTCTGCAGGGCAAAGATCGGCGGCACCACCATGTTCTGTGGCGCGCAGATCAGCGGCCACGCTCTGTTCGGCGGGGCGCAAATCGTCGGCAGCGCCTTGTTCCGCGAGGCGAAGATCAGCGGTGACGCAAGGTTCGAGAGGGCGAAGATCGGTGGTACCGCCCTTTTCTACCGAGCGGAGATCGGCGGCCATGCTCTGTTCGACTGGGCACTGATCAGCTACGACGCCATGTTCAGCAAGGTGAAGATCGGCGGTGACGCAGGGTTCGAGAGGGCGAAGATCGGTGGTACCGCCAGGTTCTTCCGAACGGAGATCGGCGGCAACTCCGGTTTCGGCTGGGCACAGATCGGCGGCAACGCCTTGTTTGACGAGGCGAAGATCAACGGTGACGCCGCGTTCAAGGGGGTGAAGATCGGCAGCGACGCAAGGTTCAACCGGGTGGAGATCGGCGGTGACACCGGCTTCAGCGGTGTGGAGATCGGCGGCAACGCCGAGTTCGTAGGGGTGCTGTTCGAGCGTGCTACAGCGCTGGGGCCGCTGGTCTGTGTAAAGGCGCTGGATCTGTCGGAAGCGGTGTTCGCAAATGCTGTGACCATCGAGGCAGCGGCAAAGGTCTTGCGCTGCCGCCGGACACGGTGGGCCTCGACTGCGGCACTGCGGGTGCGACACGCCTCCGTGGACTTGAGTGACGCGGTTTTGGAGTATCCGGTGAGCGTCGCTGCACATCCCCAGCCCTTCGCCTTTTACGGCAAAGAGTTGGCCGAGCCTGGCCTGAACGACTCCCGCGTGCGTGCTGTATCGGTGCGGGGTGTCGACGCAGTACATCTGGTGCTCACTGACATAGACCTCACCGCGTGCCTGTTCACCGGGGCCATCCATCTCGACCAGCTGCGTCTGGAGGGGAGGTGCACTTTGGCCGTCGCGCCGTTGGGGCTTCGTAGGCGCGGGCTGCGGCTGGTGCGCTGGACACCGCGCCGGACGCTGGCCGAAGAGCAGCACTGGCGCGCCGGTCAGAGCATCGACGCGGACCGTTGGATGCCCGCGCCGGAGCAGGTGGAGGTACTGGAACCGGCCGCGCTGTCGCCGGTATACAGGCATCTGCGCAAGGCCTTTGAGGACGGAAAGAACGAGCCTGGTGCGGCTGATTTCTACTACGGCGAGATGGAAATGCGCCGCCACGACCCTGCAATCCCTCACGGCGAGCGGGTCCTGCTTACCGCGTACTGGGCACTCTCCGGCTACGGTCTACGGGCCTCCCGTGCCCTGGGCTGGCTGCTTGCGGCCATGACCGCCACCGTGCTGGCGATGATGCTGTGGGGCCTTCCGCAGGACGAGCCAAAGCCGAAGAGCACAGGCACCCTCACCAGCAGCAGCATCACGCTGACGACCGACACCCCCGAGCCGGCCAACCCCGAGGGCCCGTATGGAGACCGCATAACGGTCAAGCGGTTCGACAAAGCCCTGCGGGTGGTCATCGACTCGGTGGTCTTCCGTTCCTCCGGCCAAGACCTGACCATCATCGGCACTTACACCGAAATGGTCTCCCGCATCGCTGAGCCAGTCCTGCTCGGCTTCGCCGGCCTCGCCATCCGCGGCCGCGTCAAGCGGTAG
- a CDS encoding HNH endonuclease family protein, with protein MYSARRLAVLACPVLLFATAACTPGTSHQESKAPSTPASSSSQGKNGGGLPLAQAVGQLKVAAESRTGYEREKFHLWIDADHDGCDTRKEVLLAEAVKKPREGKNCRLTGGTWRSYYDDKTVTDARKLDIDHVVPLAEAWDSGASKWSTKRREQYANDLGAERSLVAVSLGPNRTKGDKDPAEWMPPAKDATCTYATDWISAKLRWKLTADHAELKALRTVAAGCKDATVTFTPAP; from the coding sequence ATGTATTCCGCGCGCCGACTGGCCGTCTTGGCTTGCCCCGTGCTGCTCTTCGCCACGGCAGCTTGTACCCCTGGCACCTCGCATCAGGAATCGAAGGCGCCGTCGACACCGGCGTCGAGCTCGTCCCAGGGCAAGAACGGCGGCGGCCTGCCGCTGGCCCAGGCCGTGGGACAGCTGAAGGTGGCAGCCGAGTCTCGCACTGGCTATGAGCGCGAGAAGTTCCACCTCTGGATTGACGCGGACCACGACGGCTGCGACACCCGTAAGGAAGTCCTCCTCGCCGAGGCGGTCAAGAAGCCCCGCGAGGGCAAGAACTGCCGCCTTACCGGCGGCACGTGGCGCTCCTACTACGACGACAAGACCGTCACCGACGCCCGCAAGCTCGACATCGACCACGTCGTCCCCCTCGCTGAAGCGTGGGACTCCGGCGCCTCGAAGTGGAGCACGAAGCGCCGGGAGCAGTACGCCAACGACCTGGGCGCCGAGCGCAGTCTCGTCGCAGTCAGCCTGGGACCTAACCGGACCAAGGGCGACAAGGATCCGGCCGAGTGGATGCCGCCGGCGAAGGATGCCACCTGTACCTACGCGACCGACTGGATCTCCGCAAAGCTCCGCTGGAAGCTGACCGCCGACCACGCCGAGCTCAAAGCCCTGCGCACAGTCGCCGCAGGGTGCAAAGACGCGACGGTGACGTTCACGCCGGCACCGTAG
- a CDS encoding DUF6531 domain-containing protein yields the protein MGVVLPGWADEVLDIIGVSWPNVDEDDYREMADAMREFADDIDEGANEAHTAIQGLVSSAGGSVAVEALNAHWSKINGTHLKNLGECGRMAATALDGVATLIEGAKLGAIVQLGILAAEVIAAQVAAPFTLGLSEVGALAATQATRVIVKRLFKEVCQQVAEQVISMALTPVEEALGAMVGDLVVQLGANALGVQDGVDLGHTARAGKEGFTQGVQGAKESAKSAADNPMELLSAGGHGGGGSGGGSRGGGGFSHDPEEHDRVVTGLQSAGGTFRNKAGGKIGRAKSHHGRTRGKDAIADAANAMLDKVIDGIEDGVKKTAKHLDDNMTRGIKQMAKNHHENDQKLSDHFKSLGQGPSKDPKAPPGGRGNGLGGKKSGGAEWKARDQLNKEHPNNNTRVDLTKKGCGDPVDVATGRVYLTETDIVLPSATMPLVFRRKFESSCRVGRHIGPSWTSTIDQRLEIDEQGIVFVTEDGMLLSYPIPELGQSALPARGPRWPLTSAEHGDWTVHNPDSGLTRYFTEAQHSPGLALLDEITDRNGNHITFDYDDQTGAPLAMRHSGGYHLKFTSDEHSRVTALHLADGAEDGSDVLVMTYGHDDAGNLTEVTNSSGVPNQFEYDHEHRMTAWVDTNGSRYEYTYDQQSRCISQGGSDGHLRYTYVYGSLDPQTGHRITAATNSLGHTTSYQINEHLQMVAETDPLGNTTHTTFDDADRPISVTDPLGHTTRYIRDEHGRLTTVHLPDGSQTHASYNELNLPTEVIELGGRAWRYSYDERGNRLTQTDPAGATTHYSYSQAGHLTSVTDAFGATTVMTTNAAGLSLSVTDPQGATAFCSRDEFGRITRTTDPAGNTMHMRWSVEGQRTWRQLADGSQEKWGWDGEGNLTSYTDRNGRTTTHSVTRFDQPAATTNSDGNHFSFTHDTELRLTAVTGPHGRSWTYTYDPAGRLAAETDFDGRTLTYQHDAAGRVIARTNGAGQTLRFEHDSLGQVVRLLDDDGPVATYRYASTGAVTEAVNASARITITRDRQGGFTDESVNGRVLRRGHDLMGRLTSRRTPIGATSSWTFDETDDVTTYVTADHILHLSHDALGHETSRTLDDTLSLTHAWDFAGHITHQAVNSSHGTTVERFFRYRQDGRLESVNDHLTGSRSFTRDRTGRVTGVEAEGWSEHYGYTSAGDQKAASWSSRLPGQGATGERDYLGSRVSRAGRTHYQYDAQGRVIMRQRTLLSRKPDTWRYTWNAEDRLIRAITPDGCTWHYRYDALGRRIGKQRHDTQGQLLEETVFTWDGHLLVEESTQGARSRIVLTWDYLGERPISQTERKIDVSSGQETDRRFFLIVTSPVGTPTELVDENGTVAWRAQSTLWGVTAWNRDSTAYTPLRAAGQYHDRETGLHYNFNRYYDPELGRYLSPDPLGLGPAANHYAYVDDPLAFTDPLGLAKKCRQDVTWGGRVAWHRDHRGRHYEMNATINRDMLDEGTKAQESIRPPGFLGGDPYGHSRGHMLAKRLGGTGDEEDNLFTISQNPTNTPQMSKYEDIVYQQVKKHGSATYNVYLEYADDNAKIPKWIQMEAFDHRGNLLFDKQLPPNPAHLDE from the coding sequence ATGGGTGTTGTGCTGCCTGGGTGGGCGGACGAAGTTCTCGACATCATCGGGGTCTCCTGGCCCAATGTGGACGAGGACGACTATCGCGAGATGGCCGACGCCATGCGGGAGTTCGCCGACGATATCGACGAAGGCGCGAATGAAGCCCATACCGCGATCCAGGGGCTCGTCTCCTCGGCAGGCGGTTCGGTCGCCGTCGAGGCATTGAACGCCCACTGGAGCAAGATCAACGGTACGCACCTGAAGAATCTGGGGGAGTGCGGCCGTATGGCGGCCACTGCCTTGGACGGCGTCGCCACTCTCATCGAGGGTGCCAAACTCGGGGCGATCGTCCAACTCGGCATCCTGGCGGCCGAGGTGATTGCCGCTCAGGTTGCGGCTCCTTTCACCCTCGGGCTCTCCGAGGTCGGTGCGCTGGCTGCCACTCAGGCCACTCGCGTGATCGTGAAGCGGTTGTTCAAGGAGGTCTGCCAGCAGGTCGCCGAACAGGTCATCAGCATGGCGCTGACGCCCGTCGAGGAAGCGCTCGGCGCAATGGTCGGTGACTTGGTCGTCCAACTGGGGGCCAACGCCCTCGGCGTCCAGGACGGCGTGGACCTGGGGCACACTGCGCGGGCCGGCAAGGAAGGCTTCACCCAGGGTGTCCAGGGCGCCAAGGAGTCCGCGAAATCAGCCGCTGACAACCCGATGGAACTCCTCAGTGCCGGCGGCCACGGCGGCGGTGGGTCGGGCGGCGGCTCCCGGGGCGGAGGGGGGTTCAGTCATGATCCCGAGGAACACGACCGGGTCGTGACAGGCCTTCAGAGTGCGGGCGGTACCTTCCGCAACAAGGCCGGTGGCAAGATCGGCCGGGCCAAGAGCCATCACGGTCGTACCCGCGGCAAGGACGCCATCGCTGATGCGGCGAACGCGATGCTCGACAAGGTCATCGACGGCATTGAGGACGGCGTCAAGAAGACCGCCAAGCACCTCGACGACAACATGACTCGCGGCATCAAGCAGATGGCCAAGAACCATCACGAGAACGATCAGAAGCTCTCCGATCACTTCAAAAGCCTCGGCCAGGGGCCCTCTAAGGATCCCAAGGCTCCGCCCGGCGGACGCGGCAACGGGCTGGGCGGGAAGAAAAGCGGCGGGGCTGAGTGGAAGGCAAGGGACCAGCTCAACAAGGAGCACCCCAACAACAACACGCGGGTAGACCTCACCAAGAAGGGGTGCGGCGACCCAGTAGACGTCGCCACCGGGCGTGTGTACCTCACTGAGACGGACATCGTCCTGCCCAGCGCCACCATGCCCCTGGTCTTCCGCCGAAAGTTCGAGTCGTCGTGCCGCGTCGGCCGCCATATCGGCCCGTCCTGGACCTCAACCATCGATCAGCGCCTTGAGATCGATGAGCAGGGCATCGTCTTCGTCACCGAAGATGGCATGCTCCTTTCCTACCCCATCCCTGAGCTTGGGCAGTCTGCCCTGCCGGCCCGTGGCCCTCGCTGGCCACTGACGAGTGCGGAGCATGGCGACTGGACCGTCCACAACCCTGACAGTGGGCTCACCCGCTACTTCACCGAAGCCCAGCACTCGCCCGGCCTGGCCCTGCTGGACGAGATCACCGACCGCAACGGCAACCACATCACCTTCGACTACGACGACCAGACCGGCGCTCCCCTGGCGATGCGTCACTCAGGTGGCTACCACCTGAAGTTCACCAGCGACGAGCACAGCCGTGTTACCGCCCTGCATTTGGCAGACGGTGCAGAAGACGGCTCGGATGTGCTGGTGATGACCTACGGTCACGACGACGCCGGGAACCTCACCGAAGTAACCAACTCCAGTGGCGTTCCGAACCAGTTCGAATACGACCACGAGCACCGGATGACCGCCTGGGTCGACACCAACGGCAGCCGCTACGAGTACACCTATGACCAGCAAAGCCGGTGCATATCCCAGGGAGGTAGCGACGGTCACCTGCGCTACACCTACGTCTACGGCTCATTGGATCCGCAGACAGGGCACCGCATCACCGCCGCGACGAACTCCCTCGGACACACCACCAGCTACCAGATCAACGAACACCTCCAGATGGTCGCCGAGACAGACCCGCTCGGTAACACCACGCACACCACTTTTGACGACGCTGATCGTCCGATCAGTGTCACTGATCCTCTCGGACACACCACCCGCTACATCCGGGATGAACACGGCCGATTGACCACTGTGCACCTGCCGGACGGGTCGCAGACGCATGCTTCCTACAACGAGCTCAACCTGCCCACCGAGGTCATCGAACTCGGCGGACGCGCGTGGCGCTACTCGTACGACGAGCGCGGAAACCGGCTCACGCAGACGGATCCGGCAGGGGCCACCACCCACTACTCCTATAGCCAGGCCGGGCACCTCACCTCGGTCACCGACGCTTTCGGCGCCACGACGGTGATGACCACCAATGCCGCCGGTCTCAGTCTCTCGGTCACCGATCCTCAAGGAGCTACAGCCTTCTGCAGCCGGGATGAATTCGGGCGTATCACCCGCACAACAGACCCGGCCGGCAACACCATGCACATGCGCTGGAGCGTCGAGGGACAGCGCACCTGGCGCCAGCTCGCCGATGGCTCCCAAGAAAAATGGGGATGGGATGGAGAAGGCAACCTCACCTCCTACACCGACCGTAACGGTCGCACCACCACACACAGTGTGACCCGGTTCGACCAGCCCGCCGCCACCACCAACAGCGACGGAAACCACTTCAGCTTCACCCACGACACCGAGCTTCGCCTGACGGCCGTCACAGGACCACACGGCCGCAGCTGGACATACACCTACGACCCTGCGGGCCGCCTGGCCGCGGAAACCGACTTCGACGGCCGCACCCTGACCTACCAGCACGACGCCGCAGGCCGTGTCATCGCCCGTACCAACGGGGCAGGACAGACCCTTCGCTTCGAACACGACAGCCTCGGCCAAGTCGTCCGACTTCTCGACGATGACGGGCCGGTGGCCACCTACCGCTATGCCAGCACAGGAGCCGTGACAGAGGCTGTCAATGCGAGCGCCCGCATCACGATTACACGGGACCGGCAAGGCGGCTTCACCGACGAATCCGTCAACGGACGAGTCCTGCGTCGCGGCCACGATCTGATGGGCCGGCTCACCAGCCGTCGTACCCCCATCGGCGCAACCAGCAGCTGGACCTTCGACGAGACGGACGACGTCACCACATACGTCACCGCCGACCACATCTTGCACCTGTCCCACGACGCCTTGGGCCACGAGACGAGCAGAACGCTCGATGACACTCTCTCCCTCACGCACGCGTGGGACTTCGCCGGGCACATCACTCACCAGGCAGTGAACTCCTCACACGGAACAACCGTCGAGCGGTTCTTCCGCTACCGTCAGGACGGCCGCCTCGAGTCCGTGAACGACCACCTAACCGGCAGCCGCAGTTTCACGCGGGACCGCACAGGCAGGGTCACCGGCGTGGAAGCGGAGGGATGGAGCGAGCACTACGGCTACACCTCCGCGGGCGACCAGAAAGCTGCATCGTGGTCATCCAGGCTGCCCGGCCAGGGCGCAACGGGAGAGCGCGACTATCTCGGATCGCGGGTTAGCCGTGCAGGGCGCACCCATTACCAATATGACGCGCAAGGTCGCGTCATCATGCGACAGCGCACTCTCCTGAGCCGCAAGCCGGACACCTGGCGCTATACCTGGAACGCGGAAGACCGGCTCATTAGGGCCATCACGCCCGATGGCTGTACCTGGCACTACCGGTACGACGCGCTAGGCCGGCGCATCGGCAAACAGCGCCACGACACCCAAGGGCAGCTGCTGGAAGAGACCGTATTCACCTGGGACGGACACCTCTTGGTTGAGGAGTCCACCCAAGGCGCCCGGTCCCGGATCGTCCTTACCTGGGACTACCTCGGCGAACGCCCCATCTCCCAGACCGAACGCAAGATTGACGTCAGCAGCGGACAAGAGACTGACCGCCGCTTCTTCCTCATCGTCACCAGCCCGGTCGGCACTCCCACCGAACTCGTCGACGAGAACGGCACCGTCGCCTGGCGAGCCCAAAGCACCCTGTGGGGCGTCACCGCCTGGAACCGCGACAGCACCGCCTACACACCGCTGCGCGCAGCTGGCCAGTATCACGACCGGGAAACCGGACTCCACTACAACTTCAACCGCTACTACGACCCGGAGCTCGGCCGCTACCTTTCCCCTGACCCGCTCGGCCTTGGGCCCGCAGCCAACCACTACGCCTACGTCGATGATCCACTCGCATTCACCGACCCCCTGGGCCTTGCCAAAAAATGCAGGCAAGACGTCACCTGGGGCGGGCGCGTTGCATGGCATAGAGACCACCGCGGCCGCCACTACGAAATGAATGCGACGATTAATCGGGATATGCTGGACGAAGGCACAAAAGCGCAAGAAAGCATACGTCCCCCCGGATTCCTGGGTGGTGACCCCTACGGACACTCGCGAGGCCACATGCTGGCCAAGCGTCTTGGCGGCACCGGAGATGAAGAAGATAACCTATTCACCATCTCCCAGAACCCAACAAACACTCCGCAGATGAGCAAATATGAAGACATTGTCTACCAGCAGGTGAAAAAGCACGGCTCTGCAACCTACAATGTCTATCTCGAATACGCTGACGACAACGCGAAAATTCCCAAGTGGATTCAGATGGAGGCCTTCGACCACCGCGGTAATCTTCTCTTCGATAAGCAACTCCCCCCAAACCCGGCCCACCTGGACGAGTGA
- a CDS encoding DUF6207 family protein produces MEISEEHLREPGLVVIDITAADEATATQAATALGGLWLSSGPSAPWRTPGQAGVTVRAFADLRREPLTGGSFDPGTC; encoded by the coding sequence ATGGAGATCTCTGAAGAGCACCTGCGTGAGCCGGGCCTGGTCGTCATCGACATCACCGCGGCCGATGAAGCAACCGCCACCCAGGCCGCGACGGCGCTCGGCGGGCTGTGGCTCTCCAGTGGGCCCTCCGCCCCCTGGCGCACCCCTGGCCAGGCCGGCGTCACCGTCCGCGCCTTCGCCGACCTGCGTCGCGAACCCCTGACCGGCGGCAGTTTCGACCCCGGCACCTGCTGA
- a CDS encoding NucA/NucB deoxyribonuclease domain-containing protein, producing MRTAYKKVLTAVGCAAALGTLVSAAPAVQAGAAPGELKVSVQAPQAVAGSASTRAAAGCSPGENRYNRTQSCIKAPGKLNITRNGRLEGTIRFTVTQAMQLHNSRNFSEKYTFKVTGIAGNTSAVTAAFNVSCGGSCQATNHVRGPRAVRAGTVISGPVNYHDSTTTQHRDRAKYSLTFLKPGYTTGLSRWESLTFRCDDIIRGSGIGAGCVFPRYAPVLTTMANLPHIRTNIKRIQQAGPHHYGKRGNSPLTRATSTAVERANRRVACPRNRPGRPAGHSCDEYPFAKTFQGASRTRKPDWGWAWVPAREQHAQGGYLSSFYASQRVMNKDKFWVAV from the coding sequence ATGCGTACCGCATACAAGAAGGTCCTCACCGCGGTGGGATGTGCCGCTGCGCTGGGCACCTTAGTTTCGGCCGCTCCGGCGGTACAGGCCGGCGCGGCACCCGGTGAGTTGAAGGTGTCTGTCCAGGCGCCGCAGGCGGTTGCGGGCTCGGCGAGCACACGGGCTGCTGCTGGGTGCTCACCGGGGGAGAACCGCTACAACCGCACCCAGTCGTGCATCAAGGCGCCCGGGAAGCTCAACATCACCCGCAACGGACGCCTGGAAGGCACGATCCGGTTCACGGTCACCCAGGCCATGCAGCTGCACAACTCGCGCAACTTCTCAGAGAAGTACACGTTCAAGGTCACCGGCATCGCAGGGAACACCAGCGCAGTTACCGCGGCATTCAACGTCTCTTGTGGCGGGTCCTGCCAGGCAACGAATCACGTCAGGGGCCCGCGGGCCGTGCGGGCGGGCACCGTGATCTCCGGTCCGGTCAACTACCACGACTCCACCACCACCCAGCACCGGGACCGGGCCAAGTACAGCCTGACGTTCCTCAAGCCCGGCTACACCACCGGACTCTCGCGCTGGGAATCGCTGACCTTCCGATGCGACGACATCATCCGCGGCAGCGGCATCGGCGCGGGATGCGTCTTCCCCCGCTACGCACCAGTCCTGACGACGATGGCGAACCTGCCGCACATCCGGACCAACATCAAGCGCATCCAGCAGGCCGGCCCGCACCACTACGGCAAGCGAGGCAACTCACCCCTCACCCGGGCGACCAGCACAGCGGTCGAGCGAGCCAACCGACGCGTTGCATGCCCCCGCAACCGACCCGGCCGGCCCGCAGGCCACAGCTGCGACGAGTACCCCTTCGCCAAGACCTTCCAGGGCGCCTCGCGCACCCGCAAGCCGGACTGGGGCTGGGCCTGGGTGCCCGCGCGAGAGCAGCACGCACAGGGCGGCTATCTCAGCTCCTTCTATGCTTCCCAGCGTGTAATGAACAAGGACAAGTTCTGGGTGGCGGTGTAG